A part of Planococcus sp. MB-3u-03 genomic DNA contains:
- a CDS encoding universal stress protein codes for MYKKILLAVDGSDHSVRAAKEAVKLAKGSDDSQITIVFVADHDNAKNEVLHSGSSAELDFQRRKKLQPVEEAIGAATIKYRVEILHGTPGPTIVEYANKESFDVLVIGSRGLNSLQEMVLGSVSHKVVKRANCPVLIVK; via the coding sequence GTGTACAAGAAAATTTTACTTGCTGTAGATGGTTCCGACCATTCAGTCCGCGCAGCTAAAGAAGCTGTGAAATTAGCTAAAGGATCGGATGATTCGCAGATTACCATCGTCTTTGTAGCAGATCACGACAACGCAAAAAACGAAGTGCTTCATAGCGGCAGTTCCGCGGAGCTGGATTTCCAGCGCCGCAAGAAATTACAGCCTGTGGAGGAAGCAATCGGAGCAGCCACTATCAAATACCGCGTAGAAATTCTGCACGGTACACCAGGGCCAACAATCGTTGAGTATGCCAATAAAGAATCGTTTGATGTATTGGTTATTGGCAGCCGCGGCTTGAACTCCTTGCAGGAGATGGTGCTCGGCAGCGTCAGCCACAAAGTGGTCAAGCGTGCGAACTGCCCGGTACTGATCGTAAAATAA
- a CDS encoding MFS transporter gives MKHTAPIHTPFYYGWVIVAISALSYFFSGPGQTFSNAIFIDYYIEEFGWSRSTVSGIYSAATLIAGFLIFMVGRLFDSQGARKMAVIISSLLGLACLFNGLIANTFMLFIGFFLIRLLGQGSMSLTPKSLVPQWFIAKRGRALSLAALGAMVGSAIFPLLNVWLIETFDWRIAWLLLGASVLVIFTPLAFLLIRNKPEDIGLRPDGEVIPEGESAEKSLSADISWTVKEAQKTRAFWLLLFCVATPALVNTGITFHLVSIFSQQSLTPEAAATVLSLMAVVGFPVTFLAGYLLDKIEVRWMLVALFAGEIIFILLLQQATVLSLAILFGVVWGVVSGIERVTLSIVWPNYYGRQYIGSISGIAMAIMVIGSALGPLPFGLFYDFLGGYDEALSFLLIIPALAIVASILAKPPVKEELKTGQ, from the coding sequence GTGAAACATACTGCGCCGATACATACGCCGTTTTATTATGGCTGGGTCATCGTCGCGATTTCGGCGTTATCGTATTTCTTTTCGGGACCCGGCCAAACCTTTTCCAATGCCATTTTCATCGATTATTATATTGAAGAGTTCGGATGGAGCCGCTCCACGGTGTCAGGGATTTATTCTGCGGCTACATTGATCGCAGGTTTCCTGATTTTTATGGTCGGCAGGCTGTTCGATAGCCAGGGAGCACGTAAGATGGCGGTCATCATCTCCAGTTTGCTGGGGCTCGCCTGTTTATTTAACGGATTGATCGCCAACACCTTCATGCTGTTCATCGGCTTCTTTTTGATTCGCCTGCTCGGGCAAGGCTCGATGTCACTCACGCCGAAGTCGCTCGTGCCGCAATGGTTCATCGCCAAAAGGGGGCGCGCGCTCAGCCTCGCAGCACTCGGGGCGATGGTCGGCTCTGCCATCTTTCCATTGCTCAATGTGTGGCTGATTGAAACCTTCGATTGGCGCATTGCATGGCTGCTGCTCGGCGCGTCTGTGTTGGTTATTTTTACGCCGCTCGCGTTTTTGCTGATCCGCAACAAGCCGGAAGATATCGGCTTGCGTCCTGACGGGGAAGTGATTCCTGAAGGGGAAAGCGCAGAGAAGAGTTTATCGGCAGATATTAGCTGGACCGTGAAAGAAGCGCAGAAAACCCGCGCCTTTTGGCTGCTGCTGTTTTGCGTCGCCACGCCAGCCTTGGTGAACACGGGAATCACGTTCCATTTAGTATCGATTTTTTCACAGCAATCGCTGACGCCTGAAGCCGCAGCGACTGTACTGAGCTTGATGGCGGTCGTCGGATTCCCGGTAACGTTTTTAGCCGGCTATTTGCTGGATAAAATCGAAGTGCGCTGGATGCTGGTCGCCTTGTTTGCCGGAGAGATCATTTTCATTTTGCTGCTCCAGCAAGCGACCGTTCTGTCATTAGCGATCCTGTTTGGCGTCGTATGGGGAGTCGTGTCAGGAATTGAGCGGGTCACGTTGAGCATTGTCTGGCCCAATTATTACGGCCGCCAGTATATCGGCAGCATCAGCGGCATCGCCATGGCGATCATGGTCATCGGCTCTGCCTTAGGGCCTTTGCCGTTCGGCTTGTTTTACGATTTCCTTGGCGGCTATGATGAAGCATTAAGCTTCCTGCTCATCATCCCGGCTTTAGCAATCGTCGCTTCCATCCTGGCAAAACCACCCGTGAAAGAAGAGTTGAAAACCGGGCAATAG
- a CDS encoding recombinase family protein — protein MRIGYARAIEEDLDCQKQRALFEEFGCDVIHIESHSSPKQRTELDHMLEALVPGDRIIVMKLHVLTDSTRQLVDLVEALEEKTAFLHAIKENIDTAKGTSFSFLEIAKSIAEFQSDSISAKTKAGLSEAKQKGMHAGRPRKPDANVKKAIEMYKSKSYSLAEIKEQTSISKSTLYRYLEN, from the coding sequence GTGCGAATCGGTTACGCAAGAGCCATTGAAGAAGATTTAGACTGCCAAAAGCAACGCGCCCTGTTTGAAGAATTCGGCTGCGATGTGATCCATATAGAATCCCACAGTTCTCCGAAACAGCGAACCGAGCTGGACCACATGCTGGAAGCGCTCGTTCCTGGAGACCGCATCATCGTGATGAAACTCCATGTGCTGACAGATTCAACCCGCCAATTGGTGGACTTAGTTGAAGCGCTCGAAGAAAAAACAGCTTTCCTTCATGCCATTAAAGAAAATATCGACACCGCGAAAGGAACGTCGTTTTCATTTTTGGAAATCGCGAAATCCATCGCTGAATTCCAGAGCGATTCCATCAGTGCGAAGACCAAAGCAGGCTTATCGGAAGCCAAGCAAAAAGGCATGCACGCCGGGCGACCGCGCAAGCCCGATGCCAATGTCAAAAAAGCGATCGAGATGTATAAAAGCAAATCCTATAGCTTGGCCGAGATCAAAGAACAGACCAGCATCAGCAAGTCCACTCTGTATCGTTATTTGGAGAATTAA
- a CDS encoding SulP family inorganic anion transporter — MKQSLKTQWFGNIRGDILSGILVAIALIPEAIAFSIIAGVDPMVGLYASFSIAVIIAFVGGRPGMISAATGAMALLMVPLVRDYGLEYLLAATILTGVIQILFGVFKVARVMKFIPRAVMIGFVNALAILIFMAQVPHFIGINNMTYLFVAITLAIIYIVPRFFKAIPAPLIALVVLTAVAIYSGFELRTVGDLGTISQTLPSFLLPDVPFNLETLSIIFPYSLALAIVGLLESLLTANIVDDMTDTTSDKNKEARGQGIANFVTGFFGGMAGCAMIGQSVINVKSGGRGRLSALVAGTFLMFLIIVLGNVVVQIPMPVLVGIMIMVSIGTFDWASFTYLKKAPKTDSIVMVATVAIVVYTHDLSIGVLAGVLLSAIFFVSKISKIKVEKRLLDATQYRVEGQLFFASVEDFLEKFDFDIEREKVIVDFTDAHIWDDSGVGAVDRVVLKFRENANEVEVTGLDAGSQKLIDQLAIFKSSNAKLPTH; from the coding sequence GTGAAACAAAGTCTGAAAACCCAATGGTTCGGGAATATCCGCGGTGATATATTGTCAGGGATTCTCGTCGCCATTGCGCTTATTCCGGAAGCCATTGCCTTCTCCATCATTGCAGGGGTCGATCCGATGGTCGGCTTGTACGCCTCCTTCAGCATTGCGGTCATCATCGCTTTCGTCGGCGGGCGTCCCGGCATGATTTCGGCCGCTACCGGCGCGATGGCGCTATTGATGGTGCCGCTCGTCCGTGACTACGGGCTGGAGTATTTGCTCGCTGCCACGATTTTGACAGGGGTCATCCAGATCCTGTTCGGCGTCTTCAAAGTGGCAAGAGTGATGAAGTTCATCCCGCGTGCTGTCATGATTGGCTTCGTCAATGCGCTGGCCATCTTGATCTTCATGGCGCAAGTGCCGCATTTCATCGGCATCAACAATATGACCTATCTCTTCGTGGCCATCACGTTGGCCATCATCTATATCGTGCCGCGTTTTTTCAAAGCCATCCCGGCCCCGCTTATCGCGCTGGTCGTGTTGACGGCAGTGGCCATCTATTCCGGATTCGAATTGCGCACAGTAGGCGATCTCGGCACGATCAGCCAGACGCTCCCGAGCTTCTTGTTGCCGGATGTGCCATTCAACTTGGAAACACTGTCGATCATCTTCCCGTACTCACTTGCGCTGGCTATTGTCGGCTTGCTTGAATCGCTCTTAACGGCGAATATCGTCGACGACATGACCGATACAACAAGTGACAAGAACAAAGAAGCCAGAGGTCAAGGAATCGCCAACTTCGTCACCGGTTTCTTCGGCGGAATGGCGGGCTGTGCGATGATCGGGCAATCGGTCATCAATGTCAAATCGGGCGGCCGTGGCCGATTGTCGGCGCTTGTTGCCGGTACGTTCCTGATGTTTTTGATCATCGTTCTCGGCAATGTCGTCGTGCAAATCCCGATGCCAGTGCTTGTCGGCATCATGATCATGGTATCGATCGGGACATTCGACTGGGCTTCGTTCACTTACTTGAAAAAAGCACCGAAAACCGATTCCATCGTTATGGTCGCGACTGTCGCCATCGTCGTCTATACGCACGATTTATCGATCGGTGTGCTGGCGGGTGTCTTGCTAAGCGCCATCTTCTTCGTCTCGAAAATTTCCAAGATCAAAGTGGAAAAACGTTTGCTCGATGCGACACAATACCGCGTCGAAGGCCAATTGTTCTTCGCTTCGGTTGAAGATTTCCTGGAGAAATTCGATTTCGATATCGAACGTGAGAAAGTGATTGTCGATTTCACGGATGCCCATATTTGGGACGATTCCGGCGTCGGCGCCGTCGACAGGGTCGTGCTGAAGTTCCGCGAAAATGCCAATGAAGTGGAAGTGACCGGCCTGGATGCCGGAAGCCAGAAACTGATCGATCAATTGGCAATCTTCAAAAGCTCGAACGCAAAGCTGCCAACGCATTGA
- a CDS encoding siderophore ABC transporter substrate-binding protein yields MKKWLAAILVLMMFAVLAACGAEKEATDSQTADAQTAETVTVTHELGETEVPKNPEKVVVFDFGILDTLDQLGIESIAGVPQGNVPSYLEKFEDTGKYENVGTLKEADFEAIHAMDPDLIIISGRQAEMYNEFNDIAPTIHLGVDTTDYMNSFTTNMETVGEIFGKEAEVEEELAAINEKIEGIKEKTASSKEKGLIVLANEGKVSAYGAASRFGIIHDVFGVKQADEGIEASTHGQSITYEYILDTNPDMMFVVDRNAAVGNDASAKDSLENELVQKTNAYQNDKIIYLDPDYWYLSGGGLQSVSEMVKAIESAF; encoded by the coding sequence ATGAAGAAATGGTTAGCGGCAATTTTAGTATTAATGATGTTTGCAGTTCTCGCGGCTTGCGGGGCGGAAAAAGAGGCGACAGACAGCCAAACGGCGGATGCTCAGACTGCGGAAACGGTAACAGTGACGCATGAACTGGGTGAGACGGAAGTTCCGAAAAACCCTGAGAAGGTCGTCGTTTTCGACTTCGGGATTCTGGATACACTGGATCAATTGGGAATCGAATCGATTGCCGGCGTGCCTCAAGGAAATGTGCCATCCTACTTGGAGAAGTTTGAAGACACTGGGAAATACGAGAATGTCGGCACATTGAAAGAAGCGGATTTTGAAGCGATCCACGCAATGGATCCAGACCTCATCATCATCTCTGGGCGCCAGGCAGAAATGTATAATGAATTCAACGACATCGCACCGACTATTCACTTGGGCGTAGATACAACAGATTATATGAATTCGTTCACAACAAACATGGAAACGGTCGGGGAAATCTTCGGCAAAGAAGCGGAAGTTGAAGAAGAGCTTGCAGCCATCAACGAGAAAATCGAAGGCATCAAAGAGAAAACAGCAAGTTCTAAAGAAAAAGGCTTGATCGTGCTGGCCAATGAAGGAAAAGTCAGCGCATACGGAGCAGCTTCACGCTTCGGCATCATCCATGACGTCTTTGGTGTAAAGCAGGCGGACGAAGGCATTGAAGCGTCTACGCATGGCCAAAGCATCACGTATGAATACATCCTTGATACAAACCCGGACATGATGTTCGTCGTCGACCGCAATGCAGCAGTCGGCAATGACGCAAGCGCAAAAGATTCATTGGAAAATGAATTGGTCCAGAAAACGAACGCTTATCAAAACGATAAGATCATTTACTTGGACCCTGATTACTGGTACCTATCCGGCGGCGGGCTGCAGTCTGTCAGCGAAATGGTCAAGGCCATCGAATCAGCATTTTAA
- a CDS encoding O-methyltransferase produces MEEIHSYIDKVFVEQEEVLEGVLAAINEKGMRPISVSPASGKLLTMLVAMAEAERVLEIGALGGYSGICLARGFGARGHLTSLELEQDYAELANAHLAKAGFGSQVDYLTGPALDSLAKLKGQGRTFDFFFIDADKVNYENYLAACLELAEDRALIVADNVLAGGSVAAVGKERQHTEAMKKFNETAARHPQLESILLPVGDGLLVARVKK; encoded by the coding sequence ATGGAGGAAATCCATTCTTATATCGATAAAGTGTTTGTTGAGCAAGAAGAGGTTCTGGAAGGCGTGCTTGCCGCCATCAACGAAAAAGGCATGCGGCCGATTTCGGTATCGCCAGCGTCCGGAAAACTGCTGACGATGCTCGTGGCCATGGCGGAAGCGGAACGGGTATTGGAAATCGGCGCACTCGGCGGCTATAGCGGGATTTGCCTGGCACGGGGCTTTGGCGCACGAGGGCATTTGACTTCGCTGGAATTGGAGCAGGACTATGCGGAACTGGCAAACGCCCATCTGGCAAAAGCGGGATTCGGCAGCCAAGTCGATTATCTGACAGGCCCTGCCTTGGACAGCTTGGCAAAGTTGAAAGGCCAGGGGAGGACGTTCGATTTCTTTTTCATCGATGCCGATAAGGTGAATTACGAAAACTATTTAGCCGCTTGCCTTGAACTTGCAGAAGACCGGGCATTGATTGTCGCCGATAATGTACTGGCTGGGGGAAGTGTGGCAGCTGTGGGTAAAGAGCGCCAGCACACCGAAGCGATGAAGAAGTTCAACGAAACGGCTGCAAGGCATCCGCAGTTGGAGTCGATCCTGCTGCCGGTTGGTGATGGATTGCTTGTGGCAAGAGTGAAAAAATGA
- a CDS encoding alpha/beta hydrolase — protein sequence MTHDFDVLPGAEPFISEGGKTGILVSHGFTGTTQSMRPLAEAFANEGYSVYAPRLKGHGTHYEDMETSTYQDWIASVEEAYAWLSERCDKIFVAGLSMGGTLALYMAENHPEIRAISLINAAVEVPDMEGVKELQDVRFLDAIGSDIKKPGITELAYEKTPVASVKEILSFMDLARKNLSAIHCPTLLFVSPEDHVVPPDNSRFIYEHISSKEKDLIEMTDSFHVATLDHDQQRIIDGTLAFFRKYE from the coding sequence ATGACACATGATTTCGATGTCCTTCCAGGCGCAGAGCCGTTCATTTCCGAAGGCGGGAAAACAGGAATTCTCGTATCCCATGGCTTTACCGGCACGACCCAAAGCATGCGCCCGCTTGCCGAGGCTTTCGCGAACGAAGGATATAGCGTCTATGCCCCGCGCCTGAAGGGGCATGGCACGCATTATGAAGATATGGAAACAAGCACGTATCAGGATTGGATTGCCTCTGTCGAGGAGGCCTACGCTTGGCTGTCGGAGCGCTGCGATAAGATATTCGTGGCAGGTTTGTCAATGGGCGGTACACTCGCGCTTTATATGGCGGAAAACCATCCGGAGATCCGCGCCATTTCATTGATTAACGCCGCCGTCGAAGTCCCGGACATGGAAGGTGTCAAGGAATTGCAGGATGTGCGTTTTTTGGATGCCATCGGATCCGATATTAAAAAGCCTGGAATCACTGAGCTTGCTTATGAGAAAACACCGGTCGCTTCCGTTAAGGAGATCCTTTCTTTCATGGATTTGGCCAGAAAAAACCTGTCGGCCATTCATTGCCCGACACTGCTGTTCGTTTCGCCGGAAGATCATGTCGTCCCGCCGGATAATTCCAGGTTCATATATGAACATATTTCATCCAAGGAAAAAGACCTCATTGAAATGACGGATAGCTTCCATGTGGCGACGCTTGATCACGACCAGCAACGGATCATCGACGGCACACTCGCCTTTTTCCGCAAATACGAATAA
- a CDS encoding PaaI family thioesterase, whose translation MQNVQEYTQLIEQFENGPYFKMLGFEINGVEYGKASMRLEKRPENDNMQNMLHGGAIMSGIDIVMGLASRSLGSDAVSTIQMEVRFIKSLAEGTAVFHAELLHQTNSTAILTGRVVSDRDELLAYSTGTFKL comes from the coding sequence GTGCAAAACGTACAGGAATATACTCAATTGATCGAGCAATTCGAGAACGGCCCCTATTTCAAGATGCTCGGTTTTGAAATCAACGGGGTGGAATATGGCAAGGCGTCCATGCGCTTGGAGAAAAGACCTGAAAATGACAATATGCAAAATATGCTGCACGGCGGCGCGATCATGTCAGGGATTGATATTGTCATGGGCCTTGCCTCCCGGTCGCTCGGAAGCGATGCGGTCTCGACGATTCAAATGGAAGTTCGCTTCATCAAAAGTTTGGCGGAGGGAACGGCCGTTTTCCACGCTGAACTGTTACATCAGACGAACAGTACGGCAATCCTGACAGGGCGCGTCGTCAGCGATCGAGACGAATTATTGGCCTATAGCACCGGAACATTCAAACTATGA
- a CDS encoding MarR family winged helix-turn-helix transcriptional regulator, translating into MEFSNQNLKAVTVLIRAADAVHDAIKRDVAGYGLNATEFSVLELLYHQGRQPIQAIGKRVLIASSSITYVVDKLEQKGYVEREACKEDRRVTYALLTENGQELMKRIFPEHERQMDKVFAGLGQEEIVELIEKLKKVGYEAQDSNAAADGILKNKERYA; encoded by the coding sequence ATGGAGTTCTCCAACCAGAACCTGAAAGCTGTAACGGTTTTGATTCGCGCCGCGGATGCCGTCCATGATGCCATTAAACGGGACGTTGCCGGGTACGGCTTGAATGCGACGGAATTCTCGGTGCTCGAATTGCTCTATCACCAGGGCCGTCAGCCGATACAGGCGATTGGCAAGAGGGTATTGATTGCGAGCAGCAGCATCACTTATGTGGTCGACAAACTGGAACAGAAAGGCTACGTCGAACGGGAAGCGTGCAAGGAAGACCGGCGCGTGACTTATGCACTCTTGACGGAAAATGGCCAGGAATTGATGAAGCGGATTTTCCCTGAGCATGAACGGCAGATGGATAAAGTGTTTGCCGGCCTTGGGCAAGAGGAAATAGTGGAATTGATCGAAAAGCTGAAAAAGGTCGGCTACGAAGCGCAAGACAGCAATGCAGCAGCAGATGGAATTTTAAAAAATAAGGAGCGGTATGCATGA
- a CDS encoding ring-cleaving dioxygenase — protein sequence MNELKGIHHVTAITSSAEKNYEFFTYVLGMRLVKKTVNQDDIQTYHLFFADDKGSAGTDMTFFDFPGIPKGSHGTNEIYKTAFRVPTDEALSYWEKRFDKYEVNHSAIAEQFGVKTLSFTDFDDQQYMLVSDENNEGVQAGTPWQDGPVPLEFAITGLGPIHIRIGQFDYLKEVLEKAMHMREIANEGSLHLFEMGEGGNGAQVIVEHNADLPSGQQGYGTVHHAAFRVADRAALNEWIGHMQEIGFSTSGYVDRFFFESLYARVAPGLLFEWATDGPGFMGDEPYETLGEKLSLPPFLEPKREQIESMVRPIDTVRSTKDIEKEYL from the coding sequence ATGAACGAATTGAAAGGGATCCACCATGTAACGGCGATTACGAGCAGTGCCGAAAAGAATTATGAATTTTTCACGTATGTATTGGGCATGAGGCTGGTCAAGAAAACGGTGAACCAGGACGATATCCAAACCTATCACTTGTTCTTCGCTGACGATAAGGGTTCAGCGGGGACGGATATGACTTTCTTTGATTTTCCGGGAATCCCGAAAGGCTCTCACGGAACCAACGAAATTTACAAAACGGCTTTCCGCGTTCCGACAGACGAAGCGCTTAGCTATTGGGAGAAACGTTTTGACAAATACGAAGTGAACCACAGTGCAATCGCAGAGCAATTCGGCGTCAAAACTTTGTCGTTCACAGACTTCGATGACCAGCAGTATATGCTCGTATCGGACGAGAACAATGAAGGCGTGCAAGCGGGGACGCCTTGGCAGGACGGCCCGGTCCCGCTTGAATTTGCCATCACCGGGCTCGGGCCGATCCATATCCGCATCGGCCAATTCGATTACTTGAAAGAAGTGCTCGAAAAGGCGATGCATATGCGCGAGATCGCCAACGAGGGATCGCTGCATTTATTCGAGATGGGCGAAGGCGGAAACGGTGCACAAGTAATCGTTGAGCATAATGCAGATTTACCGTCCGGGCAGCAGGGTTACGGCACGGTGCATCATGCCGCATTCCGCGTGGCGGACCGCGCAGCATTGAATGAATGGATCGGCCATATGCAGGAAATCGGGTTCTCGACTTCGGGCTATGTCGACCGCTTCTTCTTTGAATCATTGTACGCACGGGTAGCCCCCGGCCTCTTGTTCGAATGGGCAACGGATGGCCCGGGCTTCATGGGTGACGAGCCATATGAAACACTCGGGGAGAAACTTTCTTTGCCGCCGTTTTTGGAACCGAAGCGCGAACAGATCGAGAGCATGGTGCGGCCGATCGATACGGTGCGCAGCACGAAGGATATCGAAAAAGAATACCTATAG
- a CDS encoding TIGR04104 family putative zinc finger protein produces the protein MPKCQNCGALWTWAQTVCRLCTLGDGMKCPSCREEQFVSMESRKKTSLFVFAAPLIMFISVAFGIDPFVSLALFLASFLVIMGIYPFFIELTDERGPMW, from the coding sequence ATGCCGAAATGCCAGAATTGCGGAGCGTTATGGACGTGGGCACAGACCGTATGCCGACTGTGCACACTCGGGGATGGGATGAAGTGCCCCTCATGCCGCGAGGAGCAATTCGTATCGATGGAATCGCGGAAAAAGACCAGCTTGTTCGTCTTTGCCGCTCCGCTCATCATGTTCATTTCGGTCGCTTTCGGCATCGATCCGTTCGTTTCCCTCGCCCTGTTCCTGGCTTCCTTTTTAGTAATCATGGGCATTTATCCATTCTTTATCGAATTGACAGACGAGCGCGGGCCAATGTGGTGA
- the ribD gene encoding bifunctional diaminohydroxyphosphoribosylaminopyrimidine deaminase/5-amino-6-(5-phosphoribosylamino)uracil reductase RibD: MDDQQIMKQALALARSAAGQTSPNPLVGSVIVKDGRIIGMGAHLKAGQAHAEIHALNMAGTEARGADLYVTLEPCSHHGRTGPCADAIIKAGIRRVVVAVLDPNPLVSGQGIKKLEAAGVIVETGVCEQEAAELNRMFFTFIRKNRPFVTLKHAITLDGKIAVYGGRSEKITGPEVQRDVHELRLLHDAILVGAQTIALDNPRLTNRFADSPKQPIRVILDGHLRIPIESHVIQVPDAPTWIIVGSQADIDSRGAFPEHVRILQLDTPDVEIVAALELLAEHKVLSVLVEGGQKINTAFLKSGQVDEVATYIAPIILGGEGTVSVFGDLHASSTANGIPLETQKVERIGTDLKIISTLKE, translated from the coding sequence GTGGACGATCAGCAAATCATGAAGCAAGCACTGGCATTGGCACGATCAGCTGCCGGGCAGACTTCCCCCAACCCGCTTGTCGGGTCGGTGATCGTCAAAGATGGCCGTATCATCGGCATGGGCGCGCATTTGAAAGCGGGACAGGCGCATGCAGAAATCCATGCGCTGAATATGGCAGGCACTGAAGCGCGAGGCGCGGATTTATATGTGACGCTGGAGCCTTGCAGCCATCATGGCCGGACTGGACCTTGCGCAGACGCGATTATAAAAGCCGGCATCCGCCGTGTCGTCGTCGCTGTGCTTGACCCGAATCCGCTCGTTTCAGGCCAGGGCATCAAGAAGCTCGAAGCCGCCGGGGTGATTGTAGAGACCGGTGTCTGCGAGCAGGAAGCTGCGGAGCTGAACCGGATGTTCTTCACCTTTATCCGCAAAAACCGGCCATTCGTCACATTGAAGCATGCCATCACGCTAGACGGCAAAATCGCTGTATACGGCGGCCGTTCGGAAAAAATTACGGGGCCTGAAGTGCAGCGCGACGTCCACGAACTGCGCTTGCTGCACGACGCCATCCTCGTCGGCGCACAGACCATTGCACTCGATAACCCCCGTTTGACCAATCGGTTTGCCGATTCCCCGAAGCAGCCGATCCGCGTCATTTTAGATGGCCATCTGCGCATCCCGATAGAGAGCCACGTCATTCAAGTACCTGATGCCCCTACTTGGATAATCGTCGGATCACAAGCTGATATCGACAGCCGCGGCGCATTTCCTGAGCATGTCCGAATTCTGCAACTGGATACGCCCGATGTGGAAATCGTCGCTGCATTGGAATTGCTGGCCGAGCATAAGGTGTTATCTGTCCTTGTGGAAGGCGGCCAAAAAATCAATACCGCTTTTTTGAAAAGCGGGCAAGTAGATGAAGTTGCTACGTATATCGCGCCAATCATTCTCGGCGGCGAAGGAACCGTTTCCGTATTTGGTGATCTACATGCCAGTTCCACGGCAAACGGCATTCCCCTGGAGACGCAGAAGGTAGAGCGCATCGGAACGGATCTGAAGATTATCTCCACTTTAAAGGAGTGA
- the ribE gene encoding riboflavin synthase — MFTGIIEEKGQLAGIKRGAASMEMTIRANVVLEETKIGDSISVEGVCLTVTSLSTGRFTVDVMPETFHGTTLSSLSTSSAVNLERAMAANGRFGGHLVAGHIDGVGKILRKRPQENALYIDIAAPPELLAQSIVKGSVAIDGVSLTIFELSENHLTVSLIPHTAGETTLGSKKVGDSVNLETDMFGKYVQRFMEHAPKQPMNADYLRRHGF, encoded by the coding sequence ATGTTTACAGGCATTATAGAAGAAAAGGGGCAACTTGCCGGTATCAAGCGCGGCGCGGCCAGCATGGAAATGACGATACGCGCAAATGTCGTCCTCGAAGAAACGAAAATCGGCGATAGCATTTCAGTCGAAGGGGTGTGCCTGACAGTGACCTCATTATCCACAGGCCGTTTCACAGTGGATGTCATGCCGGAAACATTTCACGGCACGACCCTTTCTTCGTTGAGTACATCCAGTGCCGTCAATCTAGAGCGGGCCATGGCGGCGAACGGCCGTTTCGGCGGGCATCTTGTCGCTGGCCATATCGACGGAGTCGGCAAGATCCTGCGCAAGCGCCCCCAGGAAAACGCACTGTATATCGATATAGCAGCGCCCCCTGAATTGCTTGCGCAGTCGATCGTCAAAGGATCAGTGGCAATCGATGGCGTCAGTTTGACGATTTTCGAACTTAGCGAAAACCATTTGACCGTTTCGCTCATCCCGCATACAGCGGGGGAAACGACTTTGGGCAGCAAAAAAGTAGGCGATTCGGTCAATCTGGAAACCGATATGTTCGGAAAATATGTGCAGCGTTTTATGGAGCATGCGCCAAAACAACCGATGAACGCCGATTACTTGCGGCGCCACGGATTTTAA